One Tamlana carrageenivorans genomic region harbors:
- a CDS encoding ABC transporter ATP-binding protein, whose amino-acid sequence MLKISQLHKSYKIGDSSLHVLKGIDLAVEAGEMVAIMGSSGSGKSTLLNIIGMLDEADEGEYILDGLPIKNLTEKKAAVYRNKFLGFIFQSFNLINYKNALENVALPLYYQGLKRKERLEKAAFHLEKVGLSSWAHHLPKELSGGQKQRVAIARALAANPKLLLADEPTGALDTKTSHEIMAFIQHLNDEGKTILMVTHEEDIANMCKRIVRLRDGIILEDTIVNQVRAEQYV is encoded by the coding sequence ATGTTGAAAATCAGCCAGCTTCACAAGTCCTACAAAATAGGCGATTCTAGTTTACATGTCTTAAAGGGTATCGATCTTGCTGTTGAAGCAGGCGAGATGGTGGCTATTATGGGATCCTCAGGTTCTGGAAAATCTACACTTCTTAATATTATTGGCATGCTAGATGAAGCCGACGAAGGCGAGTATATCTTAGATGGCTTACCCATAAAAAACCTCACAGAAAAAAAAGCCGCAGTATATAGAAACAAGTTTTTAGGATTTATTTTTCAATCCTTTAACTTAATCAATTATAAAAATGCGCTCGAAAACGTAGCATTGCCTTTATATTATCAGGGTTTAAAACGAAAGGAACGCTTAGAAAAGGCTGCTTTTCATTTGGAAAAAGTAGGACTTTCTTCTTGGGCACATCACTTGCCTAAAGAGCTTTCTGGAGGTCAAAAACAGCGTGTGGCCATTGCGCGAGCTTTAGCTGCAAACCCAAAATTACTTTTAGCAGATGAGCCCACAGGTGCATTAGATACCAAGACATCGCATGAAATTATGGCTTTTATTCAACATCTTAATGATGAAGGTAAAACCATTTTAATGGTAACTCACGAAGAAGATATTGCGAATATGTGTAAACGTATTGTGCGCCTTCGCGACGGGATCATTCTTGAAGATACCATTGTAAACCAGGTTAGAGCAGAGCAGTATGTTTGA